Proteins from a genomic interval of Rosa chinensis cultivar Old Blush chromosome 2, RchiOBHm-V2, whole genome shotgun sequence:
- the LOC112189963 gene encoding probable auxin efflux carrier component 8, with protein sequence MISLIDVYHVVAATVPLYVAMGLAYVSVKWWKLFTPEQCSGINKFVAKFSIPLLSFQVISANNPYKMNLKLILSDGLQKAIVFLALTAITKFSTHGGLNSIITGLSLSTLPNTLILGIPLLKAMYGEEAGALVSQIVVLQSLVWYNLLLFLFEFGAAKAASVTPSSEATAEEMEAPNEAQSKDEAEDEERPRNPKKMKSILLTVGRKLFANPNTHATMLSLIWASIHFRWGVKMPEIVTQSISILANGGLGMATFSLGLFMASRPSIIACGTRMTAVAMGLKFIAGPAVMALSSFAIGLRGRALRIAIVQAALPQGIVPFVFAKEYNVHPEILSTAVIFGMLIALPIALAYYFLLGL encoded by the exons ATGATTTCCCTAATTGATGTCTACCATGTTGTGGCAGCAACTGTTCCTTTGTATGTTGCTATGGGCTTAGCCTATGTTTCTGTGAAATGGTGGAAGCTTTTCACACCAGAACAATGTTCTGGCATAAACAAGTTTGTCGCGAAATTCTCAATCCCATTGCTGTCATTTCAAGTGATTTCTGCCAATAACCCCTACAAAATGAACCTCAAGCTCATTCTCTCGGATGGTCTACAAAAGGCAATTGTTTTCTTGGCACTGACAGCAATCACTAAATTCAGCACCCATGGTGGCTTGAATTCCATCATCACAGGtctttctctctccaccttGCCTAACACATTGATCCTTGGAATTCCACTTTTGAAGGCCATGTATGGTGAAGAAGCAGGCGCGCTTGTTAGTCAGATAGTTGTCTTACAAAGCTTAGTTTGGTACAATCTGTTGCTGTTTCTGTTCGAGTTTGGAGCAGCAAAGGCAGCTTCTGTGACACCTTCATCAGAAGCAACTGCAG AGGAGATGGAGGCCCCTAATGAAGCACAATCGAAAGACGAAGCAGAGGATGAAGAAAGACCCAGAAatccaaagaaaatgaaatctaTTCTATTGACAGTTGGGAGGAAGCTTTTTGCCAACCCCAACACTCATGCAACAATGTTGAGTCTAATTTGGGCTAGCATACACTTCAG ATGGGGAGTGAAAATGCCAGAAATTGTTACGCAATCAATTTCGATACTGGCAAATGGAGGACTTGGCATGGCAACATTCAGCTTAG GCCTTTTCATGGCGTCGCGGCCTAGTATAATAGCTTGTGGAACACGAATGACAGCGGTAGCCATGGGACTTAAGTTCATTGCTGGACCTGCTGTAATGGCACTGTCTTCCTTTGCAATAGGACTAAGAGGCAGAGCTCTGAGAATAGCAATTGTGCAG GCAGCTCTTCCTCAAGGAATTGTTCCTTTTGTTTTCGCCAAGGAATATAATGTGCATCCAGAAATTCTAAGCACCGC AGTAATTTTTGGCATGCTCATTGCTTTGCCTATAGCATTGGCCTACTACTTCCTACTGGGATTATAA